Proteins encoded within one genomic window of Dermacentor albipictus isolate Rhodes 1998 colony unplaced genomic scaffold, USDA_Dalb.pri_finalv2 scaffold_21, whole genome shotgun sequence:
- the LOC135896196 gene encoding neprilysin-1-like — protein sequence MEEQVDTNPEPYTDETGQRVGLITMVKMPSWTVTAVFGAFCALLLVVLAVYCGIHLMDAPATAEPQRQALGCQSVACAQFATTLKKSLSRTVRPCDDFYGHVCGSWDAQRTDTVKMELLQRVVHAVNELNRKVAVTTPSPQTAVQKAAMAFQACEDLVVKNHSSMDSVRHMLMEAGLFAPPVWTGPHDMVNASCSLETRWHMAPLITFKLERNASLLALAPSMWAKKHFARRSRRLPQEADFDALHKFFASSYPGSRAAVGSQFSTDDMTSAQLLGLDNRITLELGGELLQPEEYEGRELYDHVTVGSFVPGIYGQVWRLLLHACLDHTGPLVYTVYHAAFVRKVLSLPTRIGAPAAQQYLRWYVIETLAANYHGPWMVEMAGSKERALLHQQFKCHRILLKYAGRAFVAPYVRNFFTEAVERDLRTLHRDLTDAYEYLLQALRPLVPTFSFGAYDERHGHDSQKNGTISVNRGPFEIVEKSSDAYLDDAYKNFSDMSADSFENWLRLKAGFSHSDRDKVTFPQVYSKRLEPMFYEFVESGGPNGVKDFRLLPDVIAVPFYHAEAPLVFKLGSLASLMSSALLSLVVDKGFVDRENVSWAGQAYNQSHPVSECARRVVQALEQGSEATTRLLEVAALRHVLKARVREEDAAAFLAGVPQLSGPQLKYAIWCYLQCGEVRGRHRCNAPLREHPSFANVFACPAAAPMRNAATCAATLLAERL from the exons ATGGAAGAGCAGGTGGATACCAACCCGGAGCCTTACACGGACGAAACCGGCCAGCGCGTGGGCCTGATAACCATGGTCAAGATGCCATCGTGGACCGTGACGGCGGTGTTCGGCGCCTTCTGCGCCCTGCTGCTGGTCGTCCTGGCGGTCTACTGTGGCATCCACCTCATGGATGCGCCAGCGACGGCCGAGCCACAGCGTCAAGCATTAGGCTGCCAAAGTGTTGCGTGCGCCCAATTCGCCACCACGCTAAAGAAGAGCCTGTCGCGCACTGTCAGGCCATGTGACGACTTCTACGGTCACGTGTGCGGCTCCTGGGACGCTCAGCGAACG GACACGGTCAAAATGGAACTGCTGCAGCGAGTGGTTCACGCCGTCAATGAGCTGAACAGGAAGGTCGCAGTCACCACACCTTCACCACAGACAGCAGTGCAGAAAGCAGCCATGGCTTTTCAGGCCTGCGAAGACCTGGTCGTCAAAAACCACAGTTCCATGGATTCCGTACGACACATGCTCATGGAAGCCGGTCTCTTCGCTCCGCCGGTGTGGACTGGCCCGCATGACATGGTCAATGCTTCCTGCTCACTGGAAACCCGCTGGCATATGGCACCTCTCATCACGTTCAAACTCGAGAGGAATGCCTCGTTGCTCGCCCTGGCTCCGAGTATGTGGGCGAAGAAGCATTTCGCTCGCAGGTCTCGTCGACTGCCGCAAGAGGCCGACTTCGACGCGCTGCACAAGTTCTTCGCATCGAGTTACCCAGGTTCGCGTGCCGCGGTCGGCTCACAGTTTTCTACCGACGATATGACCTCGGCACAACTGTTAGGCCTAGACAACCGGATCACGCTAGAGCTAGGCGGTGAGCTCCTGCAGCCCGAGGAGTACGAAGGCAGAGAGCTCTATGACCACGTTACAGTCGGTTCTTTTGTGCCGGGAATCTACGGGCAAGTGTGGCGGCTGCTTCTGCACGCCTGCTTGGACCACACCGGTCCCCTCGTGTACACCGTGTACCACGCAGCTTTCGTCCGAAAGGTGCTCTCCTTACCTACAAGGATCGGAGCACCCGCGGCACAGCAGTACCTAAGGTGGTACGTTATCGAGACGCTGGCAGCGAACTACCATGGACCTTGGATGGTCGAGATGGCCGGAAGTAAAGAACGCGCCCTACTGCATCAGCAATTCAAATGCCACCGTATCCTGCTGAAGTACGCAGGGCGGGCGTTTGTGGCACCGTACGTGCGGAACTTCTTTACCGAAGCTGTCGAGCGCGACCTGAGAACGCTGCACCGTGATCTCACGGACGCCTACGAGTACCTTTTGCAGGCACTCAGGCCGTTGGTTCCGACATTCAGCTTCGGGGCTTACGACGAACGCCATGGCCACGACAGTCAGAAGAATGGGACCATCAGCGTGAACAGAGGACCTTTCGAGATTGTGGAGAAGTCGAGTGATGCCTACCTCGATGACGCATACAAAAACTTCAGCGACATGTCCGCTGATAGCTTCGAGAATTGGCTCCGACTCAAAGCGGGTTTCAGTCATTCCGACAGAGACAAAGTCACTTTTCCCCAAGTTTACTCGAAACGGCTAGAACCGATGTTTTATGAATTTGTTGAGAGCGGTGGCCCCAACGGCGTAAAGGACTTCCGCTTGCTTCCTGACGTGATCGCCGTTCCTTTCTACCACGCTGAGGCACCGCTCGTCTTTAAGCTCGGAAGCCTGGCGTCGTTGATGTCGTCCGCGCTACTGTCCCTGGTGGTGGACAAGGGATTCGTTGATCGGGAAAACGTTTCGTGGGCAGGACAAGCCTACAACCAGAGCCATCCTGTTAGCGAATGTGCCCGGCGCGTCGTTCAAGCACTGGAACAAGGGTCCGAGGCGACGACCCGCCTGCTGGAAGTGGCGGCCCTCCGGCATGTCCTCAAGGCGCGCGTGCGAGAAGAAGACGCGGCAGCCTTCTTAGCGGGTGTGCCCCAGCTGTCTGGTCCTCAGCTGAAATACGCTATCTGGTGCTACCTGCAGTGCGGCGAGGTGCGAGGCCGCCACCGCTGCAACGCACCACTCAGAGAGCATCCGTCGTTTGCCAACGTTTTCGCATGTCCGGCCGCCGCGCCCATGAGGAATGCTGCCACCTGCGCGGCTACTCTTCTTGCTGAACGCTTGTAA
- the LOC135896195 gene encoding tetraspanin-33-like — translation MSVELLLKGILFFVNLLYWFFGGTTVLMGVYLFMVKVRILHRYVDLAFDPAVFFIVVGCLVFVIAGLGCVGALRENTRFLCLYGFCLSGIVVAAFFVAVLTVVWPTLGPSNSSLRLENVLQRAIIIYRDDPDMEDLINTLQLSLRCCGITSRGYLDWQHNAYFNCSQWNPSRERCGVPYSCCRDRGSLPNVMCGYGVTDTSKRSPASIERAIYTQGCLQALATLVRENSMLVSLVSALTVGSLTLGIVGAWLLVKSIAEARRVIMRQIIATPHARTSCLQSIL, via the coding sequence ATGTCCGTAGAGCTGCTGCTTAAGGGAATACTCTTCTTCGTGAACTTGCTGTACTGGTTCTTCGGAGGCACGACCGTGCTAATGGGCGTCTACCTCTTCATGGTGAAGGTGCGCATCCTGCACCGCTACGTCGATCTCGCCTTCGATCCAGCCGTGTTCTTCATCGTCGTCGGCTGCCTCGTCTTCGTCATAGCCGGACTCGGCTGCGTCGGAGCACTGCGCGAGAACACGCGCTTCCTCTGTCTGTACGGCTTCTGCCTGTCTGGTATCGTGGTCGCAGCCTTCTTCGTGGCCGTGCTGACCGTTGTGTGGCCCACGCTGGGCCCGTCGAACAGCTCGCTGCGTCTCGAGAACGTTCTGCAGCGTGCAATAATCATCTACAGGGACGACCCGGACATGGAAGACCTCATCAACACACTCCAGTTGTCTCTGCGCTGCTGTGGCATCACCTCCCGGGGCTACCTGGACTGGCAGCACAACGCCTACTTCAACTGCTCCCAGTGGAACCCGAGCCGTGAGCGCTGTGGCGTGCCCTATTCCTGCTGCAGGGACCGGGGCAGCTTGCCCAACGTGATGTGCGGCTACGGTGTTACGGACACGTCAAAGAGGTCGCCTGCCTCGATCGAGCGCGCGATATACACTCAAGGCTGCTTGCAGGCGTTGGCCACCTTGGTGAGGGAAAACTCCATGTTGGTCAGCCTGGTGTCGGCGCTAACCGTGGGGTCGCTCACTTTGGGCATCGTCGGCGCCTGGCTCCTCGTGAAATCTATTGCTGAGGCGAGACGAGTCATTATGCGCCAGATCATAGCTACGCCTCATGCACGAACGTCTTGCCTGCAGTCGATACTGTGA